A window of Rosa rugosa chromosome 7, drRosRugo1.1, whole genome shotgun sequence genomic DNA:
agaccaattcctaatttcccgcggaaaggacctattagacggaaattgagacctcagggacttttcagattaaattggaatgtcagagactgaaacgatgagagagacatagtacagggactaaacagactttagccttATATCTTCCAACAAAAGACTTTGTGTGTGTCCTCTGTATCAAgacgcttttttttttttttttactttgtcaataGACTAAAAGTACAACAACTCATTGGAGTATTGGACTATTCTTCTATTTTTACCAGGCATTGAAAAAGTGTTGGGAAATATTAATAGAGTTTAATGTATTTGTCTTTAAAATTGAAAAGCTACTTTGGTACAGTTTTAACCAAGTAAAGTATTAATTATCTGATGAtacttcaatatatatataaggtaATTGTAGCCATTTAAATTTTGACCCTCCTTGATAAAATTTCTACGGTGCCTGGAaataatgttcattttgggtaatgtttttgtgttttgcaGGAGTGTTCTTGCCTTACCTATGTCAGACAGTGAGAGACAACGTTCGGAACCTCACCGTACCATAAGTTCTGGCGCTGCCTCTGGCCCTGCTTCAGAACAAGTAGAAGCAGCAGATGGTGCTATGGCCCCTGGTCCTGGATCAAAGGACCAATCACGAAACTTGTACAAAGCGTTTGCCTATGCTTCTGTGTACTAAACACGCTCTCCGGTTTTCTTCAAATCATTTCCGTTCAAATATTAGTGACAGGAATGAATTTTGCGGGAAAAAAACAAGGGAGGAATACTAGTAAAATTAGGGCAACAGGGAAAGTGGGTTCTTAATTACTCTTTCAGACGTATCAATCGTATATGTCTTCTCCAAATTCTTATATTTTGCAATGGAGTACGTACTCCTAACTAATTAGGAGTCATTATTAAGTGATAATatataagaatttttttttagggaacaTTTTCTTCTGCTAATTAATTAACACTTATTGTGATTTCTtccatttttctattttgtGCTTGTAAATTAAGATCTTTAAGTGTAAAACTAACAAGCAGTATCAAAAGAACAAtgttattaattaattacagtAAAATTGACCCCTTATACAGTACAATAGACACTCATATATTGGTCAATATCTTTATTACAGATTATTTTCAATCAGAACAGATGAAATTGATAACCAAATCATAACAAAATAAATAGCGAAATCTTAGAATAGTAGTGACACTAGCTGTTTCTGTTGGAATAAATCTTGAGTTGAAGAAATTAACATTTGGGTAGATCGAGCGGTGGCGGAGGCAAAGTAGATGCAACAGTTGGTCCATTTTCAACCTCAAAAGCCATGGCCAGACCCCACGGCAAGTGCACGTCCAGATGACAATGCGCCATCCATATACCTATACagttcaaaaaaagaaagaaaaacgaatCAATATTAATTATGCCATAAAACATTAGAAATAAATTAATAACAAGCTAGAGCTTTTGATTAGTGATTAACCTGGATTATTTGCTTGAAATCTGATCACCGCCCATCCTCCGACAGGAACACCAATTGTGTTACGAATTTGTGGGTTAACAAGATTGAATTTCTTGCTATCGTTAACGGGGTCATAATTTCCAAAACCTTGAGCTAATACGTGGAAGTTGAAACCATGAATATGAATAGGGTGATTCTCGATTGATAAAAACGCCGTGTTCTGCAGCACGATCTCTACAGTTGAGTTGTACTTCAACTTCTTGACTTTGGTAGATTTTGGAGCGAAGATCAGATCTAGGTTCAGGCTGATGTTTTCGTTCGTGTAGTCAAACTCGACCGGAGGATTGTCGGGAAAATCGGTGGTGTAAATCCCGCTCACGTTGTAAAAGGATGCTTGTAGCATTGACAGTGTTGTAGGCAGCTGGAAGGACTCGTTGTTCATGCTCGCGGACAATCTGTTGTTAAGCGGACCTTGACATGTGACACCTTCGGCACATTTATCCAGATTCACACCTATTGTCACGAACATGTGCTCGTCCACCTTGAGCGGAACCGGCACCCACTGGGGCCCACCGGCTAGCCCCGTCAGATTGCTGGAGAATTTATGGGCCGTTGCCGTGTCTTGGGGATTAGGTAGGGCAGGCATGAGCGGGGCGCTCGATGACTTGGAGCCGTTGTAGACGAGGACTCCGCGTGTGGTCGTGTTAGGAAACGGTATGCTTGAGCTAGCGTAAGGAGTGGCGGCCATGTAGTAAGATCCGACGGGCTGGTTGGTGGTGATGAGAACATCGGTGGTCTGACCCGGCGCGACCACGACGACTTCTGTGACGTATGGTTTGGTGTAGGAGGCGTCGACGGCTACAACTGTCATGTTGTGTTTGGCTATGCCGAAGAAGAACTGGTTATTGAGTGCAGCGTTGATTATGCGCAGCATGTAGGTCTTTCCCCTCACCACATTCAGCTTATATGTCTCTGAAAAATTGATAATAATGCATCGTGTTATTCATTATGAAACACAAACTGAGAGAGAAGTAAATTGAAGTGCACGCATGGTTAATTTGTGGTGTAAATTATTGTTTATGCTATATCTGTAACATATATGTTGGATCACTCTAGCTTCATGTGTTATATATAACCAGTACATACATATAAACAGTTTTAATGCAATTTAGGTTACGTACGATTTTGAGAGCAATTATAAAAGTCGCCAGGTAGTCCATTGATCGTGTATGCATCAGAATCGTCCGGAGCACCTCCGGTGGCTTGTGCTTGATTCTCAACGTCAACGACACTAGCATTCCACCACTCTCCTGCAATTTCATGATTGACGTTGATAAACTTTTAAGTGCTTGAAGGAAAGGATTTGTGTATTAATTAATCGATTAATTTACTACGTACCTAACATAATCGGTACGTCCTGGTAGGGTTTAGGGAATGGGTAGGATCGAGTGGATCTCGGCTGGATTATTAGGGCGCCATAGACTGTTGCACGGAGCCATGAAACATGTGCATGC
This region includes:
- the LOC133721788 gene encoding laccase-7; amino-acid sequence: MARFAFALACALALLASSVASAAIVEHSFHVNNLTVTRLCYNQLITAVNGEYPGPTIRAREGDTLVVHVLNQSPYNITIHWHGIFQLLSAWADGPAYVTQCPILPGQSYTYRFKIIGQEGTLWWHAHVSWLRATVYGALIIQPRSTRSYPFPKPYQDVPIMLGEWWNASVVDVENQAQATGGAPDDSDAYTINGLPGDFYNCSQNQTYKLNVVRGKTYMLRIINAALNNQFFFGIAKHNMTVVAVDASYTKPYVTEVVVVAPGQTTDVLITTNQPVGSYYMAATPYASSSIPFPNTTTRGVLVYNGSKSSSAPLMPALPNPQDTATAHKFSSNLTGLAGGPQWVPVPLKVDEHMFVTIGVNLDKCAEGVTCQGPLNNRLSASMNNESFQLPTTLSMLQASFYNVSGIYTTDFPDNPPVEFDYTNENISLNLDLIFAPKSTKVKKLKYNSTVEIVLQNTAFLSIENHPIHIHGFNFHVLAQGFGNYDPVNDSKKFNLVNPQIRNTIGVPVGGWAVIRFQANNPGIWMAHCHLDVHLPWGLAMAFEVENGPTVASTLPPPPLDLPKC